A portion of the Leptospira inadai serovar Lyme str. 10 genome contains these proteins:
- a CDS encoding DNA polymerase domain-containing protein: MLPKRSQFAKGYLFDVYHTEDKIYLWIKTYTGESLLFFDSYQPIIYARGDEGILKKLVRRLYELDALGDHPQYEERTLFYENRTVPVLKLVISRPSILSRITKKLYALYGKFDIYHSDIDVPTSYMFRKGLFPLCEVKLSYILSDSGRQIRKIKSRSSVPDMDYKIPEFKSIYMRLEKSHRIGFQNNPLILQTDEHSYRLAEENPRELLIKIDSILQKEDPDIIFSSYGDHVIFPKLFSYAQKVGFLPCFDRDKTAPIRRHITTKGTSYFTYGNIVFRAPSYPLFGRWHIDSSNSFVYKEAYLAGIVELARLSRLPIQRMARASTGKALTYIETDVALRRGYLVPWQKSAVESPKTALQLLEADKGGLVFQPDISFGKTAENVAQLDFAQMYPSVMVLHNISPECVNCSCCESDPSTPIVPGIGYHICNKRIGIVSEALKHVLDRRAYYKRKVIENDDRRDEYDAKQSSLKWMLVTSFGYLGYRNAKFGRLESHESVNAFAREKLLAAKEATEERGYVFIHAITDSIFIRKEDSSPFTSEELENLCSEIFQRTSVKIEVDGIYTWLAFPPSSQDPHMPVANRYIGRFESGKLKFRGICARRKDLPIFIRTAQTEMLEWMRTKVSTLDLKHSENDILSIYSKYDFLLRHGKVGWKELLIKRSTTKDLEEYEVDSATSLSLHKLRELGMEVQAGEKVKYLVLNQASKSKGLRYTPEEELQLSDKQIHYDKKFYRKLLVNAFREVWSEFSSFNDFDSLIDDQGRLPF, translated from the coding sequence ATGCTTCCTAAGCGATCCCAATTCGCGAAAGGTTATTTATTCGACGTATATCATACCGAAGATAAAATCTATCTCTGGATAAAAACATATACGGGAGAATCGCTTCTATTCTTCGATTCCTATCAACCGATCATTTATGCGAGAGGAGACGAAGGAATACTTAAAAAGTTGGTTCGAAGACTCTATGAACTGGATGCATTGGGCGATCATCCTCAGTACGAAGAGCGAACTCTTTTCTACGAAAATCGGACCGTTCCTGTTTTAAAATTAGTCATCTCTCGCCCTTCGATTCTATCAAGAATTACAAAAAAGTTATATGCACTTTATGGAAAATTCGATATCTACCATTCCGATATAGATGTTCCCACGAGCTATATGTTTCGCAAAGGCCTATTCCCGCTATGCGAAGTAAAATTGAGCTATATCCTCTCCGATAGCGGAAGGCAAATTAGGAAGATAAAATCCCGTTCTTCGGTTCCCGATATGGATTATAAAATTCCGGAATTTAAATCCATTTATATGAGATTGGAGAAAAGTCATAGGATAGGGTTTCAAAATAATCCGCTGATTCTGCAAACGGACGAACATTCCTATAGACTCGCCGAGGAAAATCCCAGGGAACTCCTAATCAAGATAGACTCGATCCTTCAAAAAGAAGATCCCGATATTATTTTTTCCTCTTACGGAGACCATGTCATTTTTCCTAAGCTATTCTCTTATGCGCAAAAAGTCGGTTTTCTTCCCTGTTTTGATAGGGACAAGACGGCCCCCATTCGTCGGCATATTACCACAAAAGGAACCAGTTACTTCACCTATGGCAATATAGTTTTTCGAGCACCTTCCTATCCTTTATTCGGAAGATGGCATATAGATTCCTCCAACAGTTTCGTTTACAAGGAAGCCTACTTGGCCGGAATCGTGGAATTGGCCAGATTATCCAGATTACCGATTCAAAGAATGGCGAGAGCTTCTACGGGTAAAGCCTTAACTTATATAGAAACGGACGTGGCATTACGAAGAGGATATCTTGTTCCTTGGCAAAAAAGTGCCGTCGAATCTCCGAAAACAGCGCTCCAATTATTAGAAGCCGACAAAGGAGGCTTGGTTTTTCAACCCGATATTTCTTTCGGGAAAACGGCCGAGAACGTTGCACAACTCGACTTCGCGCAAATGTATCCAAGCGTAATGGTATTACATAATATTTCTCCCGAATGCGTAAATTGTTCCTGCTGCGAATCGGATCCCAGCACTCCGATCGTTCCCGGTATCGGTTATCATATTTGTAATAAAAGAATCGGTATCGTTTCCGAAGCCTTAAAACACGTCTTGGATCGAAGGGCTTATTATAAACGAAAAGTAATCGAAAATGACGACAGGAGAGACGAGTACGACGCCAAACAATCCAGTTTAAAATGGATGCTGGTTACTTCGTTCGGTTATCTAGGCTATAGAAATGCCAAGTTCGGTCGTTTGGAAAGCCACGAAAGCGTTAATGCCTTTGCGAGAGAAAAATTGTTAGCGGCCAAGGAAGCGACCGAGGAAAGAGGTTACGTTTTCATACATGCAATTACCGATAGTATCTTTATCCGTAAGGAAGATTCGTCGCCTTTTACTTCCGAGGAATTAGAAAATCTTTGTTCGGAAATCTTTCAACGAACGAGTGTAAAAATCGAAGTAGACGGAATCTATACTTGGCTGGCTTTTCCACCCTCTTCTCAGGATCCCCACATGCCGGTTGCAAACCGATATATAGGGAGATTCGAATCGGGTAAATTGAAATTCAGAGGAATCTGCGCTCGAAGAAAGGACCTTCCAATATTTATTCGAACCGCTCAAACCGAAATGCTGGAATGGATGCGCACAAAAGTCTCAACCCTGGATTTAAAACATTCAGAAAATGATATATTATCGATTTATTCTAAATATGATTTCTTGCTAAGACACGGAAAAGTCGGCTGGAAGGAGTTATTAATAAAAAGGTCGACTACAAAAGATTTGGAAGAATACGAAGTAGATAGCGCAACTTCGCTATCCCTGCATAAACTTCGTGAACTGGGAATGGAAGTCCAGGCCGGAGAAAAAGTCAAATATCTGGTCCTGAACCAAGCCTCGAAATCCAAAGGGCTCAGGTACACTCCCGAAGAAGAACTTCAACTTTCCGACAAACAAATCCATTACGATAAAAAATTCTATCGCAAACTTTTAGTAAACGCATTTAGGGAAGTTTGGTCCGAATTCTCTTCCTTTAACGATTTCGATTCTCTTATCGATGATCAAGGAAGACTTCCCTTTTAA
- a CDS encoding TetR/AcrR family transcriptional regulator — translation MAKDTRDLILKTSLRLFSEQGYHGTTMRQIAQRAGLSLGLAYRYFESKESILVGIIQSHDKILKKYLPENLTSPDDRKELIEFLAGQIIKLVKENEEYLRLYWNLMLQPKIHRLKRRNIHLVNLIFYENSKKVILALKPNYTEFEVKNLSSSTIGYMINYLTNRKEFSLEDFRAYIVYALENT, via the coding sequence ATGGCGAAGGATACGCGAGACCTAATCCTAAAAACATCTCTTAGGCTTTTTTCGGAGCAGGGATATCATGGCACTACGATGCGGCAAATCGCGCAACGCGCCGGATTATCGTTAGGCTTAGCGTACCGGTATTTCGAATCCAAAGAATCCATTCTAGTAGGTATCATTCAATCGCATGATAAAATTCTAAAAAAGTATCTTCCCGAGAATCTTACCTCTCCCGACGATCGAAAAGAATTGATCGAATTCCTTGCCGGACAGATCATAAAACTGGTAAAGGAAAACGAAGAATATTTAAGACTCTATTGGAATCTGATGCTTCAACCCAAAATACATAGATTGAAGCGCCGGAACATTCATCTCGTAAATCTGATCTTTTACGAAAATTCAAAGAAAGTAATTCTCGCGTTAAAGCCGAACTATACCGAATTCGAAGTGAAAAATCTATCTTCTTCCACGATCGGCTATATGATCAATTATCTTACGAATAGGAAAGAATTCAGTTTGGAAGATTTTCGCGCTTATATCGTATATGCGCTCGAAAATACCTAA
- a CDS encoding aldolase/citrate lyase family protein: MKEQIDRKIIELRRYLISLTTTYPIVGLKGGTETEDMDAEEIRILHLVAKDVAPVTVKIGGPEARTDIRMLVKEEIEGISAPMIESAYALKNFISTLRSMLPPVTFRKVSKAMNLETITGYKNLLEIVDSKSFEELDQVTAARSDLSASMGLIPDDEEVMKVTKTIVAISKDRGKKTSVGGTITKQNFRKIAEEIGPDKINSRHVCVDAKRSVEKGAEEVAEAMLQFEIELYDLLSILKPEKAFAYKNRMETNRERIGSRKVLYSIR, translated from the coding sequence GTGAAAGAGCAGATTGACCGCAAAATCATCGAACTTCGCCGCTACCTTATTTCTTTGACGACGACCTATCCTATCGTCGGCTTAAAAGGCGGAACGGAAACCGAGGATATGGACGCCGAGGAAATCAGGATTCTCCACCTGGTTGCCAAAGACGTGGCGCCGGTAACGGTCAAAATCGGGGGACCGGAAGCGAGGACGGATATCCGAATGCTCGTAAAAGAGGAAATCGAAGGTATTTCGGCTCCGATGATCGAATCGGCCTACGCCCTCAAAAACTTCATCTCCACTCTCAGAAGTATGCTTCCCCCTGTTACGTTTCGAAAAGTATCCAAAGCCATGAATCTGGAAACGATTACCGGGTATAAGAATCTCCTGGAAATTGTGGATTCAAAATCCTTCGAAGAACTGGATCAGGTGACCGCGGCTCGATCCGATTTATCCGCTTCCATGGGCCTGATTCCCGATGACGAGGAAGTCATGAAAGTCACCAAAACGATCGTGGCGATTTCCAAGGATCGCGGTAAAAAAACCTCCGTCGGCGGAACGATTACGAAACAGAATTTCCGAAAAATTGCCGAAGAAATCGGACCCGATAAAATAAACTCCAGACACGTATGCGTGGATGCCAAACGGTCCGTAGAGAAAGGGGCCGAAGAAGTGGCGGAAGCTATGCTTCAGTTCGAAATCGAACTTTATGATCTTCTTTCGATTTTAAAACCGGAAAAAGCGTTCGCATATAAGAATCGCATGGAAACAAACCGTGAAAGAATTGGATCTCGCAAGGTTCTTTATTCCATCCGCTAA
- the lepB gene encoding signal peptidase I has translation MSEPQGIPSKKSLISGFVEEESISSTFSFIVIVVLVLAFKSSVLDANNIPSGSMIPTLKIGDFLFVNKMRYSFRMPFTEKELFRYDNPKRGDIVTFIPPQRAMTEPGDTRDGFFPKRYVKRVIGLPGDTIRITLTNIRRDNHYSTYSAIEYKEKGSSEFTKYKYREVQPGTLLYDLDNTRALSGFLYKEEKPGFEHYVLEGSDSLYYHGSDCYKPSGCEIPADHYMMEGDNRPDSSDSRYWGFVPREDVLGKAAMIYFSVNWKDSVCQYKSGQELAEKGVQYAEQYEGSELKSSCGDPSANWILRTILYRIPRMEIRWARIGTILQ, from the coding sequence ATGAGCGAGCCCCAGGGCATTCCGTCTAAAAAAAGCCTAATATCAGGATTTGTGGAAGAAGAATCGATATCTTCCACTTTTTCATTCATCGTAATCGTAGTTTTGGTATTGGCATTTAAATCCTCGGTGTTGGATGCTAATAATATCCCTTCCGGATCCATGATCCCGACTTTAAAAATCGGAGACTTTCTTTTCGTGAATAAGATGAGGTATTCCTTTAGAATGCCGTTTACGGAAAAGGAGCTGTTTCGATACGATAATCCTAAAAGAGGGGATATCGTAACATTTATTCCTCCGCAAAGGGCCATGACGGAACCGGGCGATACTCGGGACGGGTTTTTTCCTAAGCGTTATGTAAAACGAGTCATCGGTTTACCGGGGGATACGATTCGAATCACTTTGACGAATATTCGTAGAGACAATCACTATTCCACGTATTCTGCAATCGAGTATAAGGAAAAAGGGAGTTCCGAATTTACCAAGTACAAATATAGGGAAGTCCAACCAGGCACCTTGCTGTATGACCTGGACAATACGCGGGCGCTGAGCGGCTTCTTGTACAAAGAAGAAAAACCCGGTTTCGAGCATTACGTTTTAGAAGGAAGCGATTCCCTTTACTATCACGGGTCCGATTGCTATAAACCTAGCGGCTGTGAAATTCCGGCGGATCATTATATGATGGAAGGAGACAATCGCCCCGATTCATCCGATTCGAGATATTGGGGGTTTGTCCCTAGGGAAGATGTGCTCGGAAAAGCCGCCATGATTTACTTTTCCGTAAATTGGAAAGATTCCGTCTGTCAGTACAAGAGCGGTCAAGAATTAGCCGAAAAAGGCGTCCAGTATGCGGAACAGTACGAAGGCTCCGAACTAAAGAGTAGCTGTGGAGATCCTTCCGCCAATTGGATTCTCCGAACGATTTTATATCGAATTCCTAGAATGGAAATTCGATGGGCCAGAATCGGGACCATCTTGCAGTAG
- a CDS encoding AtpZ/AtpI family protein produces the protein MPEPESKKPKEASPWELAGLGMEFCFILVGSIFIGNYLDSKFGFSPFGILGGSVIGFTYGIYYILYRVAKHERGEK, from the coding sequence ATGCCCGAGCCCGAATCTAAGAAGCCGAAAGAAGCCTCTCCCTGGGAGCTAGCCGGACTTGGGATGGAGTTTTGCTTTATCCTCGTAGGATCGATCTTTATCGGGAATTATCTGGATTCCAAATTCGGGTTCTCTCCCTTCGGAATTTTAGGCGGCTCCGTGATCGGTTTTACGTACGGGATTTATTACATTCTCTATCGTGTGGCAAAACATGAGAGAGGGGAAAAGTAG
- the atpB gene encoding F0F1 ATP synthase subunit A gives MLKRLFAAILLLSALPAFASESAGEGFDLNEVLVHHLMDHAEFPLNIGGHKIYEDQLGFDPSKDAIFFDHHHNKRFHFVGGFDLHITRRVTMMWIVSFLLFVIFIPAARIISKNPLKVQGRFANVVETSVDFLKKDVVDSNMDGHGHGYYHYIFSLFFFILFCNLLGLIPPVGEIVELGSEFVHSYVHVGEEADEAVSSIPANAHHEPIWFAKVWNGITVTGDVSVTMTLALMTMALIYAAGFIYQGPKFVIHSVPNGVPWPLYFLMWPLEFIVSPAAKTFALTVRLLANMTAGHVIILALMGFIFQFRAWGIIPVSMVGAGVIYVLELFVAFLQAYVFALLTSLFVGLSMHRH, from the coding sequence ATGTTGAAACGACTCTTTGCTGCAATCCTACTTCTTTCCGCCCTACCTGCGTTCGCGTCCGAATCCGCCGGAGAGGGATTTGATTTAAACGAAGTTCTGGTTCATCACTTGATGGATCACGCCGAGTTTCCTTTGAACATCGGTGGTCATAAGATCTATGAAGATCAACTAGGGTTCGATCCTTCCAAGGATGCTATTTTCTTCGACCATCACCATAATAAGAGGTTCCATTTTGTGGGAGGTTTCGATCTGCATATCACTCGCAGGGTGACCATGATGTGGATCGTTTCATTTTTATTATTCGTAATTTTTATTCCTGCCGCCAGAATCATTTCCAAAAATCCTCTGAAAGTGCAGGGCCGGTTTGCAAACGTCGTGGAAACTTCCGTCGACTTCCTAAAAAAGGATGTGGTCGATTCCAATATGGACGGCCACGGACACGGTTATTACCATTACATATTCTCTCTGTTCTTTTTTATACTTTTCTGTAATCTCTTAGGTCTGATTCCCCCCGTCGGAGAAATCGTCGAGCTGGGTTCCGAATTTGTACATAGTTACGTGCATGTGGGAGAGGAGGCGGACGAGGCGGTTTCCTCTATTCCGGCTAACGCTCATCACGAACCGATCTGGTTCGCGAAAGTTTGGAACGGAATCACTGTAACAGGCGACGTGTCCGTAACCATGACTTTAGCGCTGATGACCATGGCCTTGATCTATGCTGCCGGGTTTATATACCAAGGACCTAAGTTCGTGATTCATTCCGTTCCCAACGGGGTTCCTTGGCCCCTATATTTCTTAATGTGGCCTTTGGAGTTTATCGTTTCCCCGGCCGCAAAAACGTTCGCGTTAACTGTGCGTCTTTTAGCGAACATGACCGCCGGGCACGTTATTATTTTGGCATTGATGGGCTTTATTTTCCAATTTAGGGCCTGGGGAATTATCCCGGTATCAATGGTAGGAGCGGGAGTGATTTACGTTTTGGAACTATTCGTGGCGTTCCTGCAAGCGTATGTCTTCGCCCTTTTAACTTCGCTCTTCGTGGGCTTGAGTATGCATAGGCATTAA
- a CDS encoding ATP synthase F0 subunit C, whose product MEFGLGYIGVGIAAGIAILGAGLGIGRIGGSAAEGISRQPEAGGKIQTAMIISAALIEGAALFALVIAFLAAGTLNDAVKSSVEKAKTAVSAPAEGK is encoded by the coding sequence ATGGAATTCGGACTAGGATATATCGGAGTAGGAATCGCAGCTGGAATCGCCATCCTCGGTGCAGGTTTAGGAATCGGAAGAATCGGTGGATCCGCTGCAGAAGGCATCAGTCGTCAGCCGGAAGCCGGTGGTAAGATTCAGACTGCGATGATCATTTCTGCAGCTCTTATCGAAGGTGCCGCACTTTTCGCTCTCGTTATCGCATTCCTCGCAGCAGGAACCTTAAACGACGCCGTTAAGTCCAGCGTTGAAAAGGCTAAAACCGCAGTTTCCGCACCAGCCGAAGGTAAATAA
- a CDS encoding F0F1 ATP synthase subunit B has translation MFLLAAKGLNGLLDVNPGLVVWTLITFGIVVLVLKKFAWDVILKALDERAETIQNDIRKAADIRSEAEALLKDYEAKISVARDQANGIVSEAKSDATNLRNKMLEDAAKDVKQLKDSAVRDIEMAKSKALAELQAQIVGMAVQVAGLVLEKQLKADDYESFIENELGKIKKLSA, from the coding sequence TTGTTTCTCTTAGCAGCTAAGGGGCTAAACGGTCTTCTTGACGTAAATCCGGGTCTGGTTGTTTGGACCCTGATTACATTCGGGATCGTCGTACTCGTCCTAAAGAAATTCGCCTGGGATGTCATTCTCAAAGCGCTCGATGAACGGGCCGAGACCATTCAAAACGATATTCGGAAAGCTGCGGACATTCGTTCGGAGGCGGAAGCACTGCTCAAGGATTACGAAGCTAAGATTTCGGTAGCCCGCGATCAGGCAAACGGAATCGTTTCGGAAGCGAAATCGGATGCGACGAACCTGCGGAATAAGATGTTAGAAGATGCAGCTAAAGACGTGAAGCAATTAAAGGATAGCGCAGTAAGAGATATAGAGATGGCAAAATCCAAAGCTTTAGCGGAACTCCAGGCGCAGATCGTAGGCATGGCCGTCCAAGTCGCAGGCCTAGTGCTGGAGAAGCAGTTGAAAGCGGACGACTATGAGTCATTCATCGAAAACGAGCTAGGCAAGATCAAGAAACTGAGTGCTTAA
- the atpH gene encoding ATP synthase F1 subunit delta → MSYSAIPKTYATAFADASASLEDAEQELDSVIQVIKSEHPFRDFFEIPSVTMDEKERVLNKTFQGKISEITLNFLQVLLHRGRFSFLFEIHDAFKEELDRKKGRIRAKVRSYPALDDAQLARLRDVLKDKFKSDFILEATEDPSLIGGFVVRFHDLAIDSSMKNQLKKVRQALLETKLPVGVVYEN, encoded by the coding sequence ATGAGCTATTCCGCGATTCCCAAAACCTACGCTACCGCATTTGCGGACGCAAGTGCTTCCCTGGAAGATGCCGAGCAAGAATTGGACTCGGTAATCCAAGTCATAAAATCGGAACATCCGTTTCGCGACTTTTTTGAGATCCCTTCCGTGACGATGGACGAAAAAGAACGCGTCCTAAACAAAACGTTTCAGGGGAAGATCTCGGAAATTACTTTAAATTTTCTGCAAGTGTTATTGCATAGAGGGAGATTTTCCTTTTTATTCGAGATCCATGACGCTTTCAAAGAGGAATTGGATCGGAAAAAAGGACGGATTCGTGCGAAAGTAAGGAGCTATCCCGCTCTCGATGATGCGCAACTGGCGAGATTGCGCGATGTTCTAAAGGATAAATTCAAGTCAGATTTCATTCTGGAAGCCACGGAGGATCCGAGCCTAATCGGCGGTTTTGTGGTCCGCTTCCATGACCTGGCGATCGATTCTTCCATGAAGAACCAGCTAAAGAAGGTAAGGCAAGCCTTGCTGGAAACTAAACTACCGGTCGGAGTTGTGTATGAAAATTAA
- the atpA gene encoding F0F1 ATP synthase subunit alpha: protein MKIKTDEIASVLKQEILNYKKDLSVEEVGTVLEVGDGIARVFGLRNVMAGELVEFQNGVRGQAFNLEDNSVGVIIYGEYKNIQEGHTVKRTDKILEVPVGPELLGRVVNPLGEPLDGKGPINTKQTRPVESPAPGISMRQPVEEPMQTGIKSIDAMIPIGRGQRELIIGDRGTGKTSIALDTIINQKGSGVICVYVAIGQKASTVATTVEKLKAVGAMDYTIVVSATAADPAPMQYIAPYSGCSFAEYFMYNEKKATLVVYDDLSKQAVAYRQMSLLLRRPPGREAYPGDVFYLHSRLLERAAKLDEKYGAGSLTALPIIETQEGEVSAYIPTNVISITDGQIYLQSNLFASGVRPAVDVGISVSRVGSAAQIKAMKQVAGKMKLELAQFRELEAFAQLGTELDPITQSQLDRGYRIVEVLKQPVSNPYPVEEQVVEIFAVTRGHMDKVPVSKAREFGVHLLNTIREQYPEVFQAIRTEKKIADESKLGEVVSKIAGDFVRNLK, encoded by the coding sequence ATGAAAATTAAAACGGACGAAATTGCGTCGGTTCTTAAACAAGAAATTCTAAATTATAAAAAAGACCTAAGTGTGGAAGAAGTCGGAACCGTTCTGGAAGTAGGGGACGGTATTGCGAGAGTCTTCGGACTTAGAAACGTCATGGCCGGAGAGCTCGTTGAATTTCAAAACGGAGTTCGCGGACAGGCGTTCAACTTGGAAGATAATTCCGTAGGTGTGATCATTTACGGGGAATATAAAAATATCCAAGAAGGCCACACCGTAAAACGTACTGATAAAATTCTAGAGGTTCCGGTCGGACCTGAACTTCTAGGCAGAGTCGTAAATCCCTTGGGCGAGCCACTCGACGGAAAAGGCCCGATCAATACCAAGCAAACTCGCCCTGTGGAAAGTCCTGCCCCAGGCATCTCGATGAGACAGCCTGTGGAAGAGCCGATGCAAACCGGTATCAAAAGTATAGACGCCATGATCCCGATCGGCCGTGGCCAACGCGAGTTGATCATCGGCGACCGTGGAACGGGCAAGACGTCCATCGCATTGGATACGATTATCAATCAAAAAGGTTCCGGCGTGATCTGCGTGTATGTGGCGATCGGTCAGAAAGCTTCTACAGTAGCGACTACCGTAGAAAAACTCAAGGCAGTCGGCGCTATGGATTACACGATCGTGGTTTCCGCAACGGCTGCCGATCCGGCTCCTATGCAATACATTGCCCCTTATTCCGGCTGCTCCTTTGCGGAATACTTTATGTATAACGAGAAAAAGGCGACCCTAGTGGTATATGATGACCTTTCCAAGCAAGCGGTTGCCTATCGTCAAATGTCCTTATTACTTCGTCGTCCTCCGGGCCGCGAAGCGTATCCTGGAGACGTTTTCTATCTTCATTCCCGCTTATTAGAGCGTGCGGCGAAACTAGACGAGAAATACGGTGCCGGTTCTTTGACCGCGCTTCCGATCATCGAAACGCAGGAAGGCGAGGTTTCCGCTTATATTCCTACGAACGTGATTTCCATCACCGACGGACAGATCTATCTCCAGTCCAACTTATTCGCTTCGGGCGTAAGACCCGCCGTCGACGTGGGTATTTCGGTATCTCGCGTGGGTTCCGCAGCACAGATCAAGGCAATGAAACAGGTTGCCGGAAAGATGAAGTTGGAATTGGCTCAGTTCCGGGAACTCGAAGCGTTTGCCCAATTGGGAACGGAATTGGATCCGATCACTCAGTCTCAGTTGGATCGCGGTTACAGAATCGTAGAAGTCTTAAAGCAACCCGTATCGAACCCATATCCGGTAGAAGAACAGGTAGTGGAAATTTTTGCGGTAACCCGCGGACATATGGATAAGGTTCCGGTATCGAAGGCGCGCGAATTCGGCGTCCATCTCTTAAACACGATTCGGGAACAATATCCGGAAGTCTTCCAGGCGATTCGCACCGAAAAGAAAATAGCCGACGAAAGCAAACTCGGTGAAGTCGTTTCCAAAATTGCTGGCGACTTCGTCAGGAACCTAAAGTAA
- the atpG gene encoding ATP synthase F1 subunit gamma has product MATQREIKKRIVSVKNTRKITRTMEMVATAKSKKLSDRVNASHPFSNKIKEMVGSLASLSEVVKSPYLRRPQTIRSVALLVITANRGLCGGYNSNANRLAKSRILELRGKGIDVRLFVVGKKGTSFFKFAGEKIEKSYTHINDKSGYKEAEEFAEFFLDLFAKEEVDSVEIVSTVYHSSASQLAEVTKILPFEPKGDSSVGDSVVYEPSPESILESLLPLVVKTAFLKAILEANCSEQIAQRIAMKSATDAASDMIKVLTRGYNRVRQAKITQEISEIVAGADSLN; this is encoded by the coding sequence TTGGCTACACAAAGGGAAATAAAAAAACGGATCGTATCCGTTAAGAATACCCGAAAGATCACTCGGACGATGGAGATGGTGGCCACCGCTAAATCCAAGAAGTTGAGCGATAGGGTAAACGCTTCCCATCCCTTTTCCAATAAGATTAAGGAGATGGTTGGATCTCTTGCTTCTCTTTCCGAAGTGGTCAAGAGTCCGTATTTGCGGAGACCTCAAACGATTCGCAGCGTGGCGCTTCTGGTAATTACCGCAAACCGAGGGCTTTGCGGCGGCTATAACTCGAACGCCAACCGTTTGGCAAAAAGTCGAATTCTCGAATTAAGAGGAAAAGGCATCGATGTACGGTTATTCGTAGTCGGGAAGAAGGGGACTTCCTTCTTCAAATTTGCCGGTGAGAAAATCGAGAAATCGTACACCCATATCAACGACAAATCGGGATATAAGGAAGCGGAAGAATTTGCCGAATTTTTCCTGGATTTATTCGCGAAGGAAGAGGTAGATTCGGTCGAGATCGTGTCTACGGTTTATCATTCTTCGGCTTCCCAACTTGCGGAAGTAACTAAGATCCTCCCCTTTGAGCCAAAGGGGGATAGCTCTGTCGGGGACAGCGTGGTCTATGAACCGAGTCCCGAAAGTATTTTGGAATCTCTACTCCCCTTGGTAGTTAAGACGGCATTTTTAAAGGCGATTCTGGAAGCGAACTGCTCCGAGCAGATCGCACAGCGCATAGCTATGAAGTCCGCAACCGACGCGGCCTCCGACATGATCAAGGTCTTGACCCGTGGATACAACCGTGTTCGTCAAGCTAAGATCACTCAGGAGATCTCGGAGATAGTTGCAGGGGCGGATTCGCTAAACTAG